The DNA region ACCTCAAAGGATTCTGTTGTAACGTTACTTTCACTTTAACACACCCGAAGCAATGTCTCCAAATGATTGACCGTATAAGAACGAGTAAACGGGTAAAAACCCGGCTTATCGTCCTGCCTGCACGCAGCAGCAGGTACTTCATGATGCACGTCGAATGTAGACATGAACCACACACGCAAAGGAGCTGCCTAATTTGAACCTAACGATGACAGAAAAATTAAAGGAAATGCAGCAGGAAGAAAAGGACTTGATATTTCAGACATTCGATGCTGAAATGGCGCTCACACTCGGACTACATTTGGTCGAGGAAGCGAAACTTCGTTCCAAGGCGGTTACCCTGGATATCACCGTCAAGGGACATCGTCTTTTTTTGCATGCCATGGAAGGGACTCATCCCGACAACGAAGACTGGATTCGACGCAAGAACAACGTTGTGAATCACTTTTCCTCCAGCTCTTGGCACACAGCCCTTCGATTGAGAAGCGAGAATAAAACGCTTGAACATGATTTTAACCTGCCTTCCTCGGACTATGTGCTGGCTGGTGGTGCTTTTCCACTGATTGTGGAGGATGAGGGGCTAATCGGCACCATTACCGTATCCGGCCTGCCAGATGAGGAAGACCATGATCTGGTCACCTCCGGAATTCGCTCTTTTTTACTGCAGCAAGGCTAGATTGAGCAAACGAAAAAGCCCCCCTGATCTCATATGGATCAGGGAGGCTACACCTTCCAGCAAGCTTGAACCTATTGGATAGCTGAAAGCACATCCAGCAGCATGGACTTGAACTTCGGCCGGTCAATGGCCTCGCAGACACGTACGTTTGGCTCTTTGCCGAGACGTCCGTTGATATCCACAACGCTGTATCCGCGCGTTAATTCTCCTGCTGCTTCCACATCCACATAATACTGACCGGATTGGGTCATGAGCGACTCATCTGCGGCAACAGCCATTAACAAGGTGTCCGGGTGAGTGGTGCCATTCAGTTTATGTACCGATTTGTTGAACTGCATAACCACTTTGTTGATGGCGGTGAAGAAATCAGCGCCCGATGTGCCGAGAGCTGCAATCTCTGCATGATCGTCATCATCCATAACGGAGTATTGGGTACACATCTCCCAGCCTACCATGGTGATCGGAATGCCCGCGTGCAATACAATTTTGGCTGCTTCCGGGTCCACATAGAAATTGTACTCTGCGGCTGGCGTAATATTGCCCAGTGCATTATTCGTTCCGCCCATGATGTAGAGGTGAGCGATCTCCGGAATAATGGTTGGGTCCTTCTGAATGGCCATCGCAATGTTGGTCAGGGGTGCAATGGCCAGAAGCGAGATCTCGCCAGGCTGTGCGTGGACCTTTTCAATGATAAAATCAACCGCATGCCCTGCCTCGGGACGCTGGTCTGCCTTCGGGAAGTGGGCTCCACCCATACCGTCATCACCATGTACGTCTTCCACCGTGCGGTGTTGGGACTTTCCGTAGGCCATTAACGGACGTTCGCACCCTTTGTATACAGGCACCTTGCCGCCATGTCCAGCAACCTGTACGGTGTACAGGGCGTTTTCAACCTCTTGGTCAAACTGTACGTTTCCGCCTGTAATTGTAATGCCCTCCACCTGGAAATGGTGCAGTGCCGTCAGAATCGCAATCGTATCGTCTCCAGCTGTATCTGTATCGATGATGACTTTTCTCATGATGCCGCGCTCCTTCTTCGTTGGATTAATATTCATTCCAATTAAACACTAGGGTTCATTTTACATCAAAAACGTACCGATGACGATGGAAACGCCGATGATAATGGAACGCAGCAGCTGTGCAACCGCCATATTGCCTCGTGCGATTTCGTCACATACCCGCATTTTTGGCGTCAGGAAGTCAAATATAATATAGACCAGACACAAAATAATGATCCCCATCGCTGACCACAGCAGCATATCCAGCCACGAATGTGTGGAGAAGGACACCATGCCCACAATGATACACAGTCCCAGCAATTTACTGCCCATATACATACCCGCTGCCTCGTTGCCTTTCGCAATTTCCTCACTATCGTTATACCGGGTCAACTGGCTAAAAGCAAAATACCCACACACCAATACAACCAGCAGAATGCCAATACCTATCGCTACATTCAGCAGATTCAATCCCAAATTGTCCATTATTTCTCCTCCTCATCTTCCATCCGTTCATTGACCACAGCCGCACAATAATAGGCCATATCTCCGGTGACCTTCTCCCCGATCCGGGGCAGCACTCCGGCAAAGCGTCCACCAATGACAAACACCCCTGTAAGCAAATAGCCGCTGTACTCGCCATCCTCTGTCTGAATCACAGCTTGCTCCATCGGAACCAGCTGCTGATAAATTTTAGGCTGGTTATTATAATAGGCTGCAATCTCTTCATCTTCGTGCATTTCAGCTGTTATATTGGATTTTATGTGGACGTCCAGCTGATTAGAGACATCAGTTTGGCCAGCATTATGAACCGACTCCTCACCCAGCAGCGAGGTGCCCCGACCTTCGCGGCCCCAATAACTTTTGGCCACATAAGGCATCGCACTTAATTCAAATGGTCCAGCTTCAAAATAGGTAGGTAGCAGATACCGGGAGATCGCAGCCAACTCTGCATCGTTAAACAGCCGAAACCCGCAATATTCGGGGGTTTGTTCATTGCGTTCATAGAGCGACCAGATCGCAGCCATGAAGCCCTTGCTCTGCATCAGCACATGCTGTGCAGGATTCATCAGCCCTAAGCGCCCATCCTGTACCAGCCCAAGCAGCGCTGCACCGATGTCCACCCCCGTCGTTTCATCTCGATCATCGATCAGATACTCCAGAGGATAGAGACGGTACAGAAGGTTAATTTCACGCCCTTGATGGTAGAGCGCCTCCCCCGGAATAATCTCCAGCTCCTCCAGTGGAGCGTAGAACGTTTCAAATCCCGCTTCCTGACACCGTTTCATCAGGTACTCTGTATTGGTCCGATCCTCCACATGTTCACCAAATGACGTAAATGTCACCGGTCCCTTTAATCCCTGTTGAGCATAGGCGTCCAACCAGCTGTGAAAGCATTCCCGGAGACACCCATCCATCTCGGCAGACGGCGCAGTGAATGCTTCTTCCCCGGCCATGCCCACAAGTATGCCTTCCAGCGCAGCCGCTTCCGGAATCCCCGTTGGGGTATCCGTGTTATTTTCAATACATTTAATCCCGGCTTCCCCAATAATCCAGTCCTGCCGAGTGATTCCCCCTGTCACCATCTCCATACGTGCCGCTGGAATAAGGCCTGGATGTATACCCAACTGGTGCTCCAGAAAGGAGTCGGGCATGTACTGCTGGATAAAACGCATGACTTTGCAATAAATCCCGTCTACAGCCTCAACTGCTGTACGCAGTTCCCGCATCTCTGCAGGAGTATAAACCGTTAATGCAGGCACAGCATATTGCTTGCCATACATTCGGTGATAGGGAACCTGTTGCCCTGTTTCGCCCCTAAATACTTCTTCATGACTGAACGGCAGTTGGTAAACATGCCTCATCGGTTCTACCCTCCCGAACTGCGGAAGAAGCTGCCAAAGCCGCTCGATTTTGAACTGGATTTGCTGTAAGAGCTGCTGTCCTTATTGCTCCGATAGGATGATCCGCCACCGTAGTAATAGTGCCCACTGCTGGAGTCATATTCGCATCCGGTATCGTATTCCGGGTCACATTCGTCGCTATTGCTGCTACAACCGGCTAATACAGCTGGAACCGCAAGCATTAGCGAGAAGGCAACCAGCTTGGCGCGTGATCCGGGTTTGGGTTTGGGATTTTCTTCCATTACAGATCCACCTCCTTCATAAAAAACAACACTTTCTTGCGATCCGCATCCAGCACGGAATACACAAATTCATAGGTCGTACCGCCCCGGACCATGTAATGGTCCAGCAGCTGCTCGGCAAGCTCCATCGTGTACGATGAGGATTCTGCCAAATCCAATTCCTGAAATGCACTCCCATTCCACAGCATATATTCCGCACTGTACATAGAGGACATTTTGCACATTGCCAGTGCAGCATCCGCAATCGCTGTACCGTATTCTGCAGGTTTTTGATTGTCATACTCGGTCACGTAGACTGCATGCTCCCGACGATCCCCACATTCATTGGACAGATGCGCCCATAGCTTATTTTTCATCAGGGTAGCATCGACCAGCTTGCGCATGAACAGCTCATCGCGAGTAACCGACACCTGCTCCAGTACCCCCGTCTCCACCTGCCGGTCATCCGACCAGTTCCGATAAGTCAATGAATAATAAATAACGATAACCTGCCTTTCTGTGAGCTCTAAGAGGAGCCGTTTCAATACACACAAACGTATTTAACGCATGAGAAGGAAAAAAGTTACACTATTCCCGATGACATGTAAAAAAGAACAGGTTACCGATCTCGTTCCCAGAGTATGGGACTCAAGCGTTAACGAATCTCACCAGCCTTACATGGTGATTACATGTGAAATACAGATTTTAGCGAACCTGAGAGATGCTATTACGGAAAAAAAACGGCCTAAAACAACGATAATATCCACTTCATGAGGGATTAACATCTCTGTGGTTCATTAGATATTCGATGTGTGGATTTTGAAGCCAATAGGATCTCCTCGGTTCGTTAGAATGTCGGATACTTGAATCCGTTGAATCATTGGGAGTCGTCCCTGAAGCGCAAAAAAACTGTCCCAAAGCCAATGCATGACTTATGAGACAGCCTCCTTGCTTGCTCAAGATGCTAGCTCCTATTCTATTCCTATTGCTATTGCTGTTTCTGTTGCCAATGCCCTTCCAGCTTACACGTATGGTTTATAATTCGGCCCACTGGGCGAGCAGTTCATTGTATTCCGCCGACAGTTGCTCTCGCTCATTCCACATCTGTTCCAAAGCAAGCGGATCATTCGCCACCGTTTCGAGCTGTTGATCCAGTTCCCGGAGCCGGGTCTCCAGGTGTGCCATGACCTGCTCCAGTTTCTCCGCAGTACGCTCGCTGTCACGGCTCTTTCCAGTGTTCCCAGCCTGGAAGAAGGATGGATTGTTCAGCTTGCCTGATCCCGCCGCAGCCGCAGTCCCGTGAGAAGAAACTCCTGATCCTGCCCCAGCGGCAGTGCCCCGGGGTGACGCCTCGGCTCCTGCTGTAGCCTGATTTGCCGCGGCTGCGTGGGCTTGCAGATCAAGCTTCTTCTCCCGATAGGCTTCATAATCTCCAAGATAAGCAGTCATCCGCCCATTCTCCAGTTCCCACACACGGGAAGCGAGTCGATTGACGAAGTAACGATCATGGGAAATGGCAAGCACCGTGCCCTCAAAATCAACCAGCGAATCTTCGAGTGCTTCCCTTGAAGCAATATCCAGATGGTTGGTCGGTTCATCCAGCAGCAGCACATTCGGCTTGCGCTGCACCAGCAGTGCCAGCCTTAGCCGTGTCCATTCCCCACCAGATAACTGTCCTACCGAGCGAAATACATCTGCTCCATAGAATAGATATCGGGCCAAAATGCCGCGTGCTTCTCCTTCTTCCACGCCCGCTTCCAGACGGAAGTACTCCAGCACATTCAGCTTCGGATTGGAAGGCTCCTCCTGCTGGGCCAGATAGCCAACATCTACACGCGCACCCCACTCCAGGTTACCTGCACTTGGTTGTTCCTCGCCCAACAGCAGCTTGAACAACGTTGTTTTGCCTGAACCATTGCGTCCAATAAGGGCAATTTTGTCGCCATATTCAAGTAATCCCGAGACACCGCGCAGAATCTGGCGTTCTCCATAAGCCTTTTCGACTTGTTCTATCACAGCCACACGTTTTCCCGTACGGTCTGTAGGACGTACATCGAAGTCGGCGTTACGCCGCTCCAGTACCGGGCGCTTCACCTGTTCCATCCGTTCGATTGCTTTACGCATGGAAGCCGCACGCCGGAAGAACTTTTCATTGCCCCCGACTCGGCCCCATTCTTCCAGTTGGCGGATCGTTTCTTTCATTTTTTTGATCACCTTCTGCTGCTCCTTGAACGCCTCGAATTGCTGCAGCAGTCGTTGTTCCTTCACTTTCATATATTCCGTATAACCACCAGCTGACGTCTGCGCTTCTCCATCTTCCAGCTCCAACGTCCGGGATGCTACACGGTCCAAAAAGTAGCGATCATGTGAGATCAGGACAATCGTGCCTGTGTACTCTCTCAAAAATCCTTCCAGCCATTCCACCCGCTCCAGATCAAGGTGGTTGGTCGGCTCATCCAGCAATAACAGATCAGGCCTTACAATTAGCTGTGAAGCCAGCACAACCCGGGTCTGTTCACCACCAGACAACGAACCAAAACGCCATCCGTAATGCTCCTTCGCAATATCCAGACCGTCCGCCACCTGATCGATCCGGGCATCCATTTCGTATCCACCCTCACGCTCAAAATGGTCTTGCAGCGCTGCATAGCGTTTCAGCAATCGCTCCAATTGATCTGGATCGGCTGCACAGTCTGGATCGGACATCTGCTGCTCCATATCATTCATTTGACTCCGGCACGCCATAAGCTCCCTGAATCCAAGACTCAGCACATCCAGTACCGTGTAATCATCCATTCCCTCCGGCACCTGAGCCACGTAACCGATTCGTGTATCCTTCTTGATCATCAATTGTCCTTCATCTGGCTGGCTCAGTCGTGCCAACAGCCGCATTAATGTCGTTTTGCCGCTTCCGTTGCGGCCGATCAAGGCGACCTTGTCGCCTTCCATAATTTCAAACGTAATGCCGTCCAGCACCAAATGTGCTCCGTGGTATTGGGTCAGTTGTTGTGCGCTAATCATCATCATAATAAGGTTCCTCCTATAGGTTGGAAGATCCTGACCGCAACACAAAAAGAGCCGCAGGAGGTTAGCTCCGCGGCTCTTCAGAATTCAAGCAATATCGCTTATCGTCCGAATGAGGTCAAGGCAGGCATCTTCTCGCAAATGTTAACTTCCGTATATTCAAAATTGGACAGACTTCTCCCGTTGGTTGGAAAAGTATGAACAATGCCAGCCATAGCAATCGGCAGCTGGCTAATACGGTTGTTAAGCATCTCGTGATTCACCTGTCTTCACCTCCCTTGTCATAATTAATGTCAATATATCACAGACGAATGTATTCCTGCAACCGTCTGATCGCCCAATTCACTCTTTGTAGGG from Paenibacillus sp. JNUCC-31 includes:
- a CDS encoding heme-degrading domain-containing protein, yielding MTEKLKEMQQEEKDLIFQTFDAEMALTLGLHLVEEAKLRSKAVTLDITVKGHRLFLHAMEGTHPDNEDWIRRKNNVVNHFSSSSWHTALRLRSENKTLEHDFNLPSSDYVLAGGAFPLIVEDEGLIGTITVSGLPDEEDHDLVTSGIRSFLLQQG
- a CDS encoding nucleoside hydrolase, with amino-acid sequence MRKVIIDTDTAGDDTIAILTALHHFQVEGITITGGNVQFDQEVENALYTVQVAGHGGKVPVYKGCERPLMAYGKSQHRTVEDVHGDDGMGGAHFPKADQRPEAGHAVDFIIEKVHAQPGEISLLAIAPLTNIAMAIQKDPTIIPEIAHLYIMGGTNNALGNITPAAEYNFYVDPEAAKIVLHAGIPITMVGWEMCTQYSVMDDDDHAEIAALGTSGADFFTAINKVVMQFNKSVHKLNGTTHPDTLLMAVAADESLMTQSGQYYVDVEAAGELTRGYSVVDINGRLGKEPNVRVCEAIDRPKFKSMLLDVLSAIQ
- a CDS encoding DUF350 domain-containing protein, with amino-acid sequence MDNLGLNLLNVAIGIGILLVVLVCGYFAFSQLTRYNDSEEIAKGNEAAGMYMGSKLLGLCIIVGMVSFSTHSWLDMLLWSAMGIIILCLVYIIFDFLTPKMRVCDEIARGNMAVAQLLRSIIIGVSIVIGTFLM
- a CDS encoding glutathionylspermidine synthase family protein, with amino-acid sequence MRHVYQLPFSHEEVFRGETGQQVPYHRMYGKQYAVPALTVYTPAEMRELRTAVEAVDGIYCKVMRFIQQYMPDSFLEHQLGIHPGLIPAARMEMVTGGITRQDWIIGEAGIKCIENNTDTPTGIPEAAALEGILVGMAGEEAFTAPSAEMDGCLRECFHSWLDAYAQQGLKGPVTFTSFGEHVEDRTNTEYLMKRCQEAGFETFYAPLEELEIIPGEALYHQGREINLLYRLYPLEYLIDDRDETTGVDIGAALLGLVQDGRLGLMNPAQHVLMQSKGFMAAIWSLYERNEQTPEYCGFRLFNDAELAAISRYLLPTYFEAGPFELSAMPYVAKSYWGREGRGTSLLGEESVHNAGQTDVSNQLDVHIKSNITAEMHEDEEIAAYYNNQPKIYQQLVPMEQAVIQTEDGEYSGYLLTGVFVIGGRFAGVLPRIGEKVTGDMAYYCAAVVNERMEDEEEK
- the abc-f gene encoding ribosomal protection-like ABC-F family protein; amino-acid sequence: MMMISAQQLTQYHGAHLVLDGITFEIMEGDKVALIGRNGSGKTTLMRLLARLSQPDEGQLMIKKDTRIGYVAQVPEGMDDYTVLDVLSLGFRELMACRSQMNDMEQQMSDPDCAADPDQLERLLKRYAALQDHFEREGGYEMDARIDQVADGLDIAKEHYGWRFGSLSGGEQTRVVLASQLIVRPDLLLLDEPTNHLDLERVEWLEGFLREYTGTIVLISHDRYFLDRVASRTLELEDGEAQTSAGGYTEYMKVKEQRLLQQFEAFKEQQKVIKKMKETIRQLEEWGRVGGNEKFFRRAASMRKAIERMEQVKRPVLERRNADFDVRPTDRTGKRVAVIEQVEKAYGERQILRGVSGLLEYGDKIALIGRNGSGKTTLFKLLLGEEQPSAGNLEWGARVDVGYLAQQEEPSNPKLNVLEYFRLEAGVEEGEARGILARYLFYGADVFRSVGQLSGGEWTRLRLALLVQRKPNVLLLDEPTNHLDIASREALEDSLVDFEGTVLAISHDRYFVNRLASRVWELENGRMTAYLGDYEAYREKKLDLQAHAAAANQATAGAEASPRGTAAGAGSGVSSHGTAAAAGSGKLNNPSFFQAGNTGKSRDSERTAEKLEQVMAHLETRLRELDQQLETVANDPLALEQMWNEREQLSAEYNELLAQWAEL